One region of Termitidicoccus mucosus genomic DNA includes:
- a CDS encoding glycerophosphoryl diester phosphodiesterase membrane domain-containing protein — protein MNEQEWKTLGDFPELAPAAMPPSLPAAVPARPAGPQPAAVEIDADAYAADLIARAAPLNITSCLSRSWAFYKSDFWPILGVTLAAMLLMGAVPLGALFLTGLFMGGLYYYYLGKMRGQQRQIGDIFIGFSRMTKPLFFAGLIMCGISFAIIIPGYGALLAGALAESMPVAIAGGALLLAGMLATMYLSLVWAFAFPLILDKNLGHRDAMKVSRKVVSAQFWRLLGLSFLCMLLYMVGMLALIVGAYFVLPLLVGAFAHAYEDLCNPPESRA, from the coding sequence GTGAACGAGCAGGAGTGGAAGACGCTCGGAGATTTCCCGGAGTTGGCCCCGGCCGCCATGCCGCCGTCGCTGCCCGCCGCTGTTCCGGCGCGGCCGGCCGGGCCGCAGCCGGCGGCGGTGGAAATCGATGCCGACGCGTATGCCGCCGATTTGATCGCGAGGGCCGCGCCGCTCAATATCACAAGCTGCCTTTCGCGCTCGTGGGCGTTTTACAAGTCGGATTTCTGGCCGATTCTCGGGGTCACCCTGGCGGCGATGTTGCTGATGGGCGCGGTGCCGCTGGGCGCGCTTTTCCTCACGGGCCTCTTCATGGGCGGGCTGTATTATTATTATCTGGGCAAAATGCGCGGACAGCAGCGTCAGATCGGGGATATTTTTATCGGTTTTTCCCGGATGACGAAACCGTTGTTTTTTGCCGGGTTGATCATGTGTGGCATCAGCTTCGCCATCATAATCCCGGGCTATGGCGCGCTGCTGGCCGGCGCGCTGGCGGAATCGATGCCGGTGGCCATTGCCGGCGGGGCGCTGTTATTGGCCGGCATGCTGGCCACGATGTATCTTTCGCTCGTTTGGGCTTTTGCGTTCCCTCTGATCCTGGATAAAAACCTGGGTCACCGGGATGCGATGAAGGTGAGCAGGAAAGTGGTGTCCGCGCAGTTCTGGCGTCTGCTGGGGCTGTCGTTTCTTTGCATGCTGCTTTACATGGTAGGGATGCTGGCCCTGATTGTCGGCGCGTATTTTGTGCTGCCGCTGCTGGTGGGGGCGTTTGCCCATGCCTACGAGGATTTGTGCAATCCGCCGGAAAGCCGCGCATAG
- a CDS encoding ferritin-like domain-containing protein: MTTTDTLHDLYIEQLRDLYNAENQLLKALPEMAKAAYDPSLKEGITTHLEQTKEHVRRLENIFENHDESPKGKTCKAMEGLIAEGRENISEHEDLAVRDAGLIADAQRIEHYEIAGYGCVRTFAGILGHDRDMVVLQQTLDEEGETDKELTAIAGRLNFVAQEGGEDDK; encoded by the coding sequence ATGACAACGACGGACACATTACACGACCTCTATATCGAACAGCTTCGCGATCTCTATAACGCCGAAAACCAACTTCTGAAAGCATTGCCCGAAATGGCGAAGGCCGCCTATGATCCCTCGCTCAAGGAGGGGATTACCACCCACCTCGAACAGACCAAAGAGCACGTGCGGCGCCTCGAAAACATTTTCGAGAATCACGACGAATCGCCGAAAGGCAAAACCTGCAAGGCGATGGAAGGCCTCATCGCTGAGGGCAGGGAAAATATCTCGGAACACGAAGACCTCGCCGTGCGCGATGCCGGCCTCATCGCCGATGCCCAGCGCATCGAGCACTATGAAATCGCCGGCTACGGTTGCGTGCGCACATTCGCCGGCATCCTGGGCCACGACCGCGACATGGTCGTCTTGCAACAAACCCTCGATGAAGAGGGCGAAACCGACAAGGAACTCACCGCCATCGCCGGCCGCCTCAATTTCGTGGCGCAGGAAGGCGGCGAGGACGACAAATAA
- a CDS encoding Gfo/Idh/MocA family protein, which translates to MSTIERTDSGPAAPGNNRKLRFAVVGLGHIAQNAVLPAFKRTSNAEVAALVSSDPEKLRVLSREYGAEKTYPYKKYGECLADRAIDAVFIALPNDQHHEYSIRAAKAGKHILCEKPLADTERNAQRIVRAAAAAGVTLMTAYRLHFEPATLDTVRRVRSGEIGDPRLFTASFSFQLTDAQNIRLSDRHGGGPLLDIGIYCLNAARSVMGAEPVEVAAFLDSSGDKRFREVEESAVVILRFPRGRLAAFAVSFGSSDTGRFQIVGTKGNIVLDPAFEYSGGLRQTATIEDKSKSKTFPHVDQFAGEIEAFVECVTKNRKPEASGEEGVADMRVLDAIQKSGRTGRAVKITPVRGAARAPDRKYERRKKPGKKPKTVSVHSPHD; encoded by the coding sequence ATGAGCACCATCGAACGGACTGACTCCGGGCCAGCCGCGCCCGGGAATAATCGGAAACTCAGATTTGCCGTTGTCGGCTTGGGCCACATCGCCCAAAATGCCGTGCTGCCCGCCTTCAAGCGCACGAGCAACGCCGAGGTCGCAGCCCTTGTTTCCAGCGACCCGGAAAAGCTCCGCGTGCTTTCGCGCGAATACGGAGCCGAAAAAACGTATCCCTATAAAAAATACGGCGAGTGCCTCGCGGACCGCGCCATCGATGCTGTCTTCATTGCCCTTCCCAACGACCAACACCACGAATACAGCATCCGCGCGGCAAAGGCCGGCAAGCACATCCTCTGTGAAAAACCCCTCGCGGACACGGAGCGAAACGCCCAGCGCATCGTGCGCGCCGCGGCCGCCGCCGGCGTGACCTTGATGACTGCTTACAGGCTGCATTTCGAACCGGCGACGCTCGATACGGTGCGACGGGTTCGTTCGGGTGAAATCGGCGATCCACGCCTGTTTACCGCGAGTTTCAGCTTTCAGTTGACCGACGCGCAAAACATCCGCTTGAGCGACAGGCACGGCGGCGGTCCGTTGCTCGACATCGGCATCTACTGCCTGAACGCGGCGCGCAGCGTCATGGGCGCCGAGCCCGTCGAGGTTGCCGCGTTTCTGGACAGCAGTGGGGACAAGCGTTTTCGCGAGGTGGAGGAGTCCGCCGTCGTGATCCTGCGTTTTCCGCGCGGGCGGCTCGCGGCGTTTGCCGTGAGTTTCGGCTCGTCCGACACGGGGCGTTTCCAAATCGTCGGCACAAAAGGCAACATCGTGCTCGATCCGGCGTTTGAATACAGCGGAGGCCTGCGCCAGACAGCGACCATTGAGGACAAGTCGAAGTCCAAGACTTTTCCGCATGTGGACCAATTTGCCGGGGAGATCGAAGCCTTTGTGGAATGCGTGACCAAAAATCGAAAGCCCGAAGCCTCCGGAGAGGAGGGCGTGGCCGACATGCGCGTGCTCGATGCGATTCAAAAATCCGGGCGCACGGGACGCGCCGTGAAAATCACCCCCGTGCGCGGCGCCGCTCGCGCGCCCGACCGGAAATACGAACGGCGCAAAAAGCCGGGCAAAAAACCGAAGACCGTATCCGTCCATTCGCCGCATGATTAA
- a CDS encoding tetratricopeptide repeat protein: MAWANTLRAPFVLDDGESIVTNASIRDFWSLRWLNPPAEMGETVSGRPVLNLSFAVNYALGGLDVRGYHLGNMLIHAAAALVLFGVARRVLSQCGSERSGTPAARAERDSAEEPGRSAGIPACRPRAIARSAAFVFWKKISGASRQEFSTAGRMPALRGWCASYGERLSEAGAAGLAFAMALLWALHPLQTAAVTYVAQRAESLAGLFYLLTLYCFIRAAETGDSADRVARATRPWDCDAERRQHGRVAHATQTHGLADRAAARGARWWGALAVTACALGMGTKETVVTAPLVALLLDRAFFAGSFREAWRRRWRLYGGLAATWLLLGALVLSNTGRGGSAGLGSEIGAWGYLLTQCGAIVRYLGLACWPASLVFDHGTPVAAGPGAVWWQALLLCALAAGTLRALWRNHAAGFLGAWFFLMLAPSSSFVPVSTQTVAEHRMYLALAAVVALACAGAWRVLAWVCGMGAQRGGGNNAIPKAFQPFSPSAFRPLLWAALVCAAAALGAVTVARNAVYRTAVSLWSDTVEKRPDNPRARNNLGAALSAEGRTAEAAEQFRRAIALRPNHAFAHFNLGVALMLDPRAALDAVAAERGNGTPPDAAALRAEAVRQAEHHFRAALAAEPGNTDACVNLGKLLADSGRTAEAMEHYRSALAGDPAAQDARVNLAALLVADGREAEGAALLREALAAEPGLAEAHYQMGLVLEKSGARREAEAEFRAAVRLKPGMAAAHLALGNCLARRGDAGAESCYREALRLDPKLAEAWYALGNGFAKQERFADAMDAYRKAIQLDPAHVQALNNLGNCQLVTGRVREAVETYEEVLRRRPGDATVRQNLDYAKELLGAR; this comes from the coding sequence GTGGCTTGGGCAAACACGCTGCGCGCGCCGTTTGTGCTGGATGACGGGGAATCGATCGTCACCAATGCGAGCATCCGTGATTTTTGGTCGCTGCGCTGGCTGAATCCACCGGCAGAGATGGGCGAGACCGTGAGCGGCCGGCCGGTGTTGAATCTTTCCTTCGCGGTGAATTATGCGTTGGGCGGACTGGATGTGCGGGGATATCATCTGGGCAACATGCTCATCCACGCGGCGGCGGCGCTGGTTTTGTTTGGCGTGGCGCGGCGGGTGTTGTCGCAGTGCGGTTCCGAACGAAGCGGCACGCCTGCCGCGAGGGCGGAGCGCGACAGCGCGGAGGAGCCGGGCCGTAGCGCAGGCATCCCTGCCTGCCGTCCGAGGGCGATCGCGCGAAGCGCGGCATTTGTTTTTTGGAAAAAGATCAGCGGCGCTTCGCGCCAAGAATTTTCGACGGCAGGCAGGATGCCTGCGCTACGGGGCTGGTGCGCGTCCTACGGTGAACGGCTTTCCGAAGCCGGCGCGGCTGGGCTGGCGTTTGCGATGGCGTTGCTGTGGGCGCTGCATCCATTGCAGACCGCGGCGGTCACCTATGTGGCGCAGCGGGCGGAGTCGCTGGCGGGGTTGTTTTATTTGCTCACGTTGTATTGCTTCATCCGGGCGGCGGAGACGGGGGATTCGGCAGATCGGGTGGCACGGGCGACCCGCCCGTGGGATTGCGACGCGGAGCGTCGTCAGCATGGGCGAGTCGCCCATGCCACGCAGACCCATGGGCTGGCGGACCGTGCGGCGGCGCGCGGGGCGCGCTGGTGGGGCGCGCTGGCGGTGACGGCGTGCGCGCTGGGCATGGGGACGAAAGAGACGGTGGTCACGGCGCCGTTGGTCGCGCTGTTGCTGGACCGGGCGTTTTTTGCGGGATCGTTTCGCGAGGCCTGGCGGCGGCGCTGGCGGCTTTATGGCGGGCTGGCGGCGACATGGCTGCTGCTGGGCGCGCTGGTGTTGTCCAACACCGGTCGCGGCGGTTCGGCGGGGCTCGGCTCGGAGATCGGCGCATGGGGCTATTTGCTCACGCAGTGCGGGGCGATTGTGCGTTATCTGGGGCTGGCTTGCTGGCCGGCGTCGCTGGTGTTCGATCATGGCACGCCGGTCGCGGCGGGGCCGGGCGCGGTGTGGTGGCAGGCGCTGTTGTTGTGTGCGCTGGCGGCGGGGACGCTGCGGGCGTTGTGGCGGAATCACGCGGCGGGATTTCTGGGCGCGTGGTTTTTCCTGATGCTCGCGCCGAGCTCGAGTTTCGTGCCGGTGTCGACGCAGACCGTGGCGGAGCATCGCATGTATCTGGCGCTGGCTGCGGTGGTGGCGCTGGCGTGCGCGGGAGCATGGCGGGTACTGGCGTGGGTTTGCGGCATGGGGGCGCAACGCGGCGGCGGCAACAATGCGATTCCCAAGGCTTTTCAGCCCTTCAGTCCCTCAGCCTTTCGGCCTTTGCTCTGGGCGGCGCTGGTGTGCGCGGCAGCGGCGTTGGGCGCGGTGACGGTGGCGCGAAACGCGGTGTATCGCACGGCGGTGTCGCTTTGGTCGGACACGGTGGAAAAACGTCCGGACAATCCGCGCGCGCGCAACAACCTCGGGGCGGCGCTCTCGGCGGAAGGGCGGACGGCGGAGGCGGCGGAGCAGTTTCGCCGGGCGATCGCGTTGCGGCCGAATCATGCGTTTGCCCATTTCAACCTTGGCGTGGCGTTGATGCTTGATCCGCGTGCCGCGCTCGATGCCGTCGCGGCAGAGAGGGGAAACGGGACGCCGCCGGACGCCGCCGCTCTGCGCGCCGAGGCGGTCCGGCAGGCCGAGCATCATTTCCGCGCGGCGCTGGCGGCCGAGCCCGGCAACACGGACGCGTGCGTGAATCTCGGCAAGCTGCTCGCCGACTCGGGCCGGACGGCGGAGGCGATGGAGCACTACCGCTCGGCTCTGGCCGGCGACCCGGCGGCGCAGGATGCGCGGGTGAACCTGGCGGCATTGCTCGTTGCCGACGGACGCGAGGCGGAGGGCGCGGCGTTGCTGCGCGAGGCGCTGGCGGCGGAACCGGGGCTGGCGGAGGCGCATTATCAGATGGGTTTGGTGTTGGAAAAAAGCGGCGCGCGCCGCGAGGCCGAGGCGGAGTTTCGCGCCGCCGTGCGGCTCAAGCCGGGCATGGCGGCGGCCCACCTCGCGCTGGGCAACTGCCTCGCGCGGCGAGGCGATGCGGGAGCCGAGTCGTGCTATCGCGAGGCGCTTCGGCTCGATCCGAAACTCGCCGAGGCATGGTATGCGCTGGGCAACGGATTCGCGAAACAGGAACGGTTTGCCGATGCGATGGACGCCTACCGCAAGGCGATCCAGCTCGATCCCGCGCATGTGCAGGCGCTCAACAATCTCGGCAACTGCCAGCTCGTGACCGGGCGCGTGCGCGAGGCGGTGGAGACCTACGAGGAAGTGCTGCGCCGACGTCCCGGCGACGCGACGGTGCGGCAGAATCTCGACTACGCGAAGGAACTGCTGGGGGCGCGCTGA
- a CDS encoding TonB-dependent receptor plug domain-containing protein, with product MNSKRKHHALVRMIGGASFVALAASSVLAQAVRNDDADPGTAAPPPPVVTTPALPTSDEVIMLSPFEVDATREKGYFAENTLAGSRMRTNISDLGAAISVVTKQQMEDTASLDVNDLFRYELGTEGSSTYTPEALTSRGNGVADAIAGINNGGNTTASTNTTANRVRGLGSPSFSLNYYSTISQIPFDSYNAASFEISRGPNSMLFGMGSPAGIVNQSTAQALINKNTGQVQVRVDDRGSARASFSFNKNLIDDKLAIYGAFLYNDQQFERKPSYDITRRQYGAITYKPFKKTKITASIEGYDNDNRRPNSVTPVDGVTEWLKAGRPVYDSKTHKVTKLDTGEVVSMVVGSENSYMANDLRNFIATLPGYDANLWNPAQTQYNGISIFGTGAITNVNSILFVQGLGFQSSGRTMMKVADGGLQRWFHPTQGNNPRLRYDIVPNGSTGYNTATTVNTLSTVAGDPNYVWGNPTWTDVYDTYETRSDLNSMTVVPPDPNYLTKRYPGVTDKSVYDWEHVNILNMHVGWQRNTNYNIELEQEILPNLLTFSAGWFRQDFDSMQLYNVGSLDGATLYVDTNIYDSEGNPNPFYGRPYVRGTDDPDRIEDSQAVDQYRAMLAFTPDFTKNKGWTKWLGHHQILGLASYMDYERTTIRRRLQFVDGDQMIKTRYMASPDVPGWRLEGNQSYALFYLSDDGYSVNQSSGPFYPSGNDPISGQVTVYDYNASQYRNLDATMIWNPHYAGTGKSARKLTSYSAGWTAYLWEDRIIATAGIRRDINRTHSTRDANARPAGLTAKEAIEWDMKYWVDGVYQLDEVFKLWNDWARVSGTTNTVGAVVKPFLHWEPIAKRSGDNLFWEFVENLGFSYNKSDNFDAPTTSYVDFFGSKLGKPQGEGKDYGIQFSLFKNKLFARLNWFESTNENSPAASGSNNAIQRLWWHVDTTAFRGWLEHIWMLNQGGNPSLPDWRLQFTNDSDAMREMQQWVGEKWGLNNDYNYYDHLGGTLGSTKSTKAKGVELAISYNPLPNWTIKVTGAKVETKNNNVLKEVDAWIAMREPVWQNAKAEDYLNAVGTATLQSLGGIDNYTLYNTERKGNIVDFWHSTNYEVASGATSTPVNSTAQDGSTTVEGYWNALYYPYYALERDLQGQQVAGQRKYNFSVLTNYMFDRGALKGWSVGGAQRYASKAIIGYRGKASGANGTLLDISDVSDPIYDDAMWYTDLWIAYTRKIFNDKVRMKIQLNVADVFQDGELKPIRVAFDGKPYAYRIVDSRQFILTATFDF from the coding sequence ATGAACTCCAAGCGCAAGCATCATGCTCTCGTTCGGATGATCGGCGGCGCGTCCTTCGTCGCCCTCGCGGCATCATCCGTGTTAGCCCAGGCCGTCAGGAATGACGATGCCGATCCCGGCACGGCGGCACCCCCGCCGCCCGTAGTCACCACTCCCGCCCTTCCCACAAGCGACGAAGTGATCATGCTTTCACCTTTCGAGGTGGATGCCACCAGAGAAAAAGGCTACTTCGCCGAAAACACGCTCGCGGGCAGCCGCATGAGGACCAACATCTCGGATTTGGGCGCGGCTATTTCGGTCGTCACCAAGCAGCAGATGGAGGACACGGCATCGCTGGATGTGAATGACCTCTTCCGCTATGAACTCGGCACGGAGGGTTCTTCTACTTACACGCCGGAGGCGTTGACCTCCCGTGGCAACGGTGTGGCTGATGCGATTGCCGGTATAAATAATGGCGGCAATACGACCGCCAGCACAAACACCACCGCCAACCGCGTTCGAGGGCTTGGCTCCCCCAGTTTTTCGCTAAATTACTACTCGACGATCTCTCAAATACCGTTCGATTCCTACAACGCAGCGTCGTTTGAAATCAGCCGTGGCCCTAACTCCATGCTCTTCGGCATGGGAAGTCCGGCGGGCATTGTCAACCAAAGCACCGCCCAAGCCCTGATAAACAAAAATACTGGACAGGTGCAGGTTCGCGTTGATGACCGCGGCTCGGCACGCGCCAGCTTTTCTTTCAATAAAAACCTGATCGACGACAAACTCGCTATCTATGGTGCGTTTTTGTATAACGACCAACAGTTCGAGCGAAAGCCCTCCTACGATATTACGCGCCGCCAATATGGCGCCATCACTTACAAGCCTTTTAAAAAAACCAAGATCACTGCCAGCATTGAAGGCTATGACAATGACAATCGCCGCCCCAACTCGGTCACCCCTGTTGACGGTGTAACCGAGTGGCTCAAGGCTGGTCGCCCCGTGTATGATTCGAAGACTCATAAAGTCACCAAGCTGGATACAGGAGAGGTGGTTTCCATGGTTGTGGGCAGCGAGAATTCATACATGGCGAATGATCTCAGAAATTTCATAGCAACACTTCCCGGCTATGACGCGAACCTCTGGAATCCCGCCCAAACCCAATACAATGGCATCAGCATTTTCGGCACGGGCGCCATCACCAATGTGAATTCAATCCTTTTTGTTCAGGGATTGGGCTTCCAAAGCTCCGGGCGGACGATGATGAAGGTTGCCGACGGAGGTTTGCAGCGTTGGTTCCATCCCACGCAGGGAAATAATCCCCGGCTTCGGTATGATATAGTACCAAATGGAAGCACCGGTTATAATACTGCCACGACTGTAAACACATTAAGCACAGTCGCCGGGGACCCCAATTATGTTTGGGGTAATCCGACGTGGACGGACGTTTATGACACGTATGAGACAAGGTCCGATCTCAATTCCATGACGGTTGTCCCGCCCGACCCGAATTATCTCACCAAGCGCTACCCCGGCGTGACGGACAAATCCGTTTATGACTGGGAGCATGTCAATATCCTTAACATGCATGTCGGCTGGCAGCGGAACACTAATTACAATATTGAGCTTGAGCAGGAAATACTCCCCAACCTGCTGACTTTCAGCGCTGGCTGGTTTCGTCAGGATTTTGACTCCATGCAATTGTATAATGTGGGATCGCTGGACGGTGCCACTCTCTATGTGGACACCAACATATATGATTCGGAGGGCAACCCAAATCCATTCTATGGAAGACCTTATGTGCGGGGCACCGATGACCCTGACCGTATTGAGGATTCCCAGGCGGTTGACCAGTATCGCGCAATGCTCGCATTCACGCCCGACTTTACCAAAAACAAGGGCTGGACCAAATGGCTCGGGCATCACCAGATCCTCGGCTTGGCATCCTATATGGATTACGAGAGAACCACCATTCGCAGACGCCTGCAATTTGTTGACGGCGATCAAATGATCAAAACCCGCTACATGGCCAGTCCCGACGTGCCGGGATGGAGACTGGAGGGCAATCAGAGCTATGCTCTTTTTTATCTTTCCGACGATGGATACAGCGTCAACCAATCCTCGGGGCCCTTTTATCCATCCGGCAACGACCCAATCAGTGGACAGGTCACGGTCTATGATTACAACGCCAGTCAGTACAGAAATCTGGATGCGACTATGATTTGGAATCCACACTACGCCGGCACTGGAAAATCAGCGCGCAAGCTCACCTCTTACAGCGCGGGATGGACAGCCTATTTATGGGAGGACAGAATCATTGCCACCGCTGGTATTCGCCGTGACATCAACCGCACTCATAGTACCCGCGATGCCAACGCCAGACCCGCGGGGTTGACAGCCAAAGAAGCCATTGAGTGGGACATGAAGTATTGGGTGGATGGTGTGTATCAACTGGATGAGGTGTTCAAGCTCTGGAATGACTGGGCTAGGGTGAGTGGAACAACCAATACTGTCGGGGCGGTTGTAAAGCCTTTCCTGCATTGGGAACCCATTGCCAAACGTTCCGGTGACAATCTCTTCTGGGAATTTGTAGAAAATCTCGGGTTCAGTTACAACAAGTCGGATAATTTTGACGCACCTACGACTTCCTATGTCGATTTCTTCGGCAGCAAGCTTGGGAAACCCCAAGGCGAAGGAAAGGATTATGGCATCCAGTTCTCGCTCTTCAAAAATAAGCTTTTTGCCCGTCTCAACTGGTTCGAGTCCACCAATGAGAACTCGCCTGCGGCTTCCGGTTCAAACAACGCAATCCAAAGGCTCTGGTGGCATGTTGACACCACCGCTTTCCGCGGCTGGCTGGAACACATTTGGATGCTCAACCAAGGTGGCAATCCCTCGCTTCCCGATTGGAGGTTACAGTTTACTAATGACTCCGATGCGATGCGTGAGATGCAGCAGTGGGTGGGGGAAAAATGGGGTCTTAACAATGATTATAATTATTATGATCATTTGGGCGGCACTCTGGGTTCAACCAAATCGACAAAGGCAAAGGGTGTTGAATTAGCCATTAGTTATAATCCATTGCCAAACTGGACCATCAAGGTGACCGGCGCCAAGGTCGAAACTAAAAACAACAATGTTCTCAAGGAGGTTGACGCATGGATTGCTATGCGCGAGCCGGTATGGCAAAATGCCAAGGCAGAGGACTATTTGAATGCCGTGGGAACGGCCACATTGCAATCGCTTGGCGGCATCGATAATTATACGTTGTATAATACTGAAAGGAAAGGCAACATTGTGGACTTCTGGCATAGCACCAATTACGAGGTCGCTTCCGGGGCAACCTCAACTCCCGTGAACTCGACTGCTCAAGATGGATCGACAACGGTGGAAGGTTACTGGAATGCCTTGTATTATCCCTATTATGCCCTTGAGCGTGATCTTCAGGGCCAGCAGGTCGCGGGGCAGCGCAAGTATAACTTCAGCGTGCTTACCAATTACATGTTTGACCGTGGTGCGTTGAAGGGCTGGTCAGTCGGCGGTGCGCAACGCTATGCGAGCAAAGCCATAATTGGTTATCGTGGCAAGGCATCGGGAGCAAACGGGACGCTTCTGGACATATCAGATGTCAGTGACCCCATCTATGATGATGCAATGTGGTACACCGATCTCTGGATCGCCTACACCCGTAAGATCTTCAACGACAAGGTGCGCATGAAGATACAACTCAACGTGGCGGATGTCTTCCAAGATGGTGAGCTGAAGCCCATCCGTGTGGCTTTCGATGGCAAGCCCTATGCCTACCGTATTGTGGATTCCCGCCAGTTCATCCTGACGGCTACGTTTGATTTCTGA
- a CDS encoding VOC family protein, producing MNKPIPKNTICLWFNKDALDAARFYAATFPDSKVTAAHHAPGDYPSGQAGDILTVEFTVLGIPCLGLNGGPDFTHSEAFSFQVATDTQEETDRYWNAIVGNGGQESDCGWCKDRWGISWQITPRVLTSAVAAGGAEGRRAFEAMMEMKKIDIAKIEAARRG from the coding sequence ATGAACAAACCGATTCCCAAAAATACGATCTGCCTTTGGTTCAATAAAGACGCTCTGGACGCGGCGCGTTTTTATGCAGCGACATTCCCCGATAGCAAAGTGACCGCGGCACACCACGCGCCGGGCGACTACCCGTCGGGTCAAGCGGGCGATATCCTTACGGTGGAATTCACCGTCCTCGGCATTCCCTGCCTCGGCCTGAACGGCGGGCCGGATTTCACGCACAGCGAGGCCTTTTCCTTTCAGGTCGCGACCGACACACAGGAGGAAACCGACCGCTATTGGAATGCGATCGTCGGTAACGGCGGCCAGGAAAGCGACTGCGGCTGGTGCAAAGATCGCTGGGGGATTTCCTGGCAGATCACTCCCCGCGTCCTCACCAGCGCGGTAGCCGCGGGCGGCGCGGAGGGCAGGCGCGCCTTCGAAGCGATGATGGAAATGAAGAAAATCGATATCGCGAAAATCGAGGCAGCGCGTCGCGGGTAA